One genomic segment of Hordeum vulgare subsp. vulgare chromosome 2H, MorexV3_pseudomolecules_assembly, whole genome shotgun sequence includes these proteins:
- the LOC123424599 gene encoding 26S proteasome regulatory subunit 6B homolog — translation MSAAAVAPSPPAAPPSYPAAPSAPSAEDDDDLYGRLKSLQRHMEFVEIQEEYVKDEQKNLKRELLRAQEEVKRIQSVPLVIGQFMEMVDGNNGIVGSTTGSNYYVRILSTINRELLKPSASVALHRHSNALVDVLPPEADSSISLLASSEKPNVLYSDIGGCDIQKQEIREAVELPLTHHELYKQIGIDPPRGVLLYGPPGTGKTMLAKAVAHHTTAAFIRVVGSEFVQKYLGEGPRMVRDVFRLAKENAPAIIFIDEVDAIATARFDAQTGADREVQRILMELLNQMDGFDQTVNVKVIMATNRADTLDPALLRPGRLDRKIEFPLPDRRQKRLVFQVCTAKMNLSDEVDLEDYVSRPDKISAADITAICQEAGMHAVRKNRYVILPKDFEKGYRTNVKKPESDFDFYK, via the exons ATGTCGGCCGCGGCCGTCGCGCCGAGCCCGCCGGCGGCCCCGCCGTCCTACCCCGCGGCGCcctccgccccctccgccgaggacgacgacgacctcTACGGCCGCCTCAAGTCGCTGCAGCGCCACATGGAGTTCGTCGAGATCCAGGAGGAGTACGTCAAGGACGAGCAGAAGAACCTTAAGCGCGAGCTGCTGCGCGCGCAGGAGGAGGTCAAGCGGATCCAGTCGGTGCCGCTCGTCATCGGCCAGTTCATGGAGATGGTCGACGGCAACAACGGCATCGTCGGCTCCACCACCGGCAGCAACTACTACGTGCGCATCCTCAGCACCATCAACCGCGAGCTGCTCAAGCCCTCCGCCTCCGTCGCCCTGCACCGCCACTCCAACGCCCTCGTCGACGTGCTGCCCCCCGAGGCCGACTCCAGCATCTCGCTCCTCGCCTCCTCCGAGAAACCCAACGTCCTCTACTCG GACATTGGAGGATGTGATATCCAAAAACAAGAAATTCGCGAGGCAGTTGAGTTACCATTGACACATCATGAATTGTACAAGCAGATTGGTATTGATCCTCCAAGAGGGGTGCTGCTCTATGGTCCTCCAGGCACTGGCAAGACCATGCTTGCTAAAGCTGTGGCACATCACACTACTGCTGCTTTTATCAGAGTGGTTGGTTCAGAGTTTGTGCAGAAGTACCTGGGTGAG GGCCCAAGGATGGTTCGAGATGTATTCCGCTTAGCTAAAGAGAATGCCCCGGCTATAATATTCATTGATGAGGTTGATGCTATAGCCACTGCTCGATTCGATGCTCAGACCGGGGCTGACCGAGAAGTTCAGCGTATTCTGATGGAACTACTGAATCAG ATGGATGGATTTGATCAGACAGTGAATGTGAAGGTTATAATGGCAACCAATCGGGCAGATACTCTAGATCCTGCTCTGCTGCGTCCAGGAAGACTGGACAGGAAAATTGAGTTCCCTCTGCCGGATCGGAGGCAGAAGAGGCTTGTTTTCCAA GTTTGTACTGCTAAGATGAACTTGAGTGATGAGGTTGATTTGGAAGATTATGTCTCCAGACCTGATAAAATCAGTGCTGCTGAT ATCACTGCTATTTGCCAGGAAGCTGGCATGCATGCTGTCCGCAAAAATCGGTATGTTATCCTCCCCAAGGACTTCGAGAAGGGTTACCGAACCAACGTCAAGAAGCCTGAGTCAGACTTTGACTTCTACAAATGA